One Streptomyces sp. NBC_01217 genomic region harbors:
- a CDS encoding thioesterase II family protein: protein MSTALRSPWLMEWPAPEAAEHLLVCCHHAGGGAGQFRRWQELLGPRTAVLALQLPGRQNRWEEPVLRTMDEVVTGALTALLPRLDLPYTVFGHSMGGIVGFELARRLGTEYGLWPERLIVSATRPPDRHRGDLDLGAYDDDHVVRHFVDNGTLPPWVLDDPDLQKLLLPPLRGDFAVCDEYRYRPGPPLACPLTLCGGTEDDGVVEADLEDWREYTRAGWERRMFPGRHLFYLEPESGLLPFVAQLLSDGPAAQRPQEEQS from the coding sequence GTGAGTACGGCGCTGCGTTCACCCTGGCTGATGGAGTGGCCGGCCCCGGAGGCGGCCGAGCACCTGCTGGTGTGCTGTCACCACGCGGGCGGCGGGGCGGGACAGTTCCGCCGCTGGCAGGAGCTGCTCGGCCCGCGCACCGCGGTTCTGGCGCTGCAGCTTCCCGGGCGCCAGAACCGCTGGGAGGAGCCCGTGCTCCGGACCATGGACGAGGTCGTGACGGGGGCGCTGACCGCGCTGCTGCCCCGGCTCGACCTCCCCTACACGGTCTTCGGGCACAGCATGGGCGGCATCGTGGGATTCGAGCTGGCCCGGCGGCTGGGCACCGAATACGGCCTGTGGCCGGAGCGGCTGATCGTCTCGGCGACGCGGCCCCCCGACCGGCACCGAGGCGATCTGGACCTCGGCGCCTACGACGACGACCATGTGGTCCGCCACTTCGTGGACAACGGCACGCTGCCGCCCTGGGTGCTGGACGACCCGGATCTCCAGAAGCTGCTGCTGCCGCCCCTGCGTGGGGACTTCGCGGTCTGCGACGAGTACCGGTACCGCCCGGGGCCGCCGCTGGCCTGTCCGCTGACGCTCTGCGGCGGGACCGAGGACGACGGTGTCGTCGAGGCCGACCTGGAGGACTGGCGGGAGTACACCCGCGCGGGCTGGGAGCGGCGGATGTTCCCCGGCAGGCACCTCTTCTACCTGGAACCCGAATCGGGGCTGCTGCCCTTCGTAGCGCAACTGCTGAGCGACGGCCCTGCCGCGCAGCGCCCCCAGGAGGAACAGTCATGA
- a CDS encoding cytochrome P450, with the protein MTTSDLVDPTSVDVADPQLHSEGDLLPVWRWMRRNDPVRWNVRPNGVAYWSVSTHAEAVRVLRDSKTFSSERGMRLGGDLRAAEAASRKMLIVTDPPRHGAIRRIISSVFTARTVHRLEQNMRQTVTASLDQALEDGTCDFVQVASRLPVSVICDLLGVPRKDWDFMLDRTTVAFGAVDEQGAPAVAAVEAHAEILLYYSELVQQRRRDPREDVVTALVQGEVDGKPLSDEEIFLNCDGLISGGNETTRHAAVGGLLALAADPDQWHSLRARPELLPTAVDEILRWTSPGAHTLRTATRDTELAGRKILAGQSVVVWGLSANRDESVFDEPDVFRIDRKPNRHLTFGHGAHYCLGGALAMNELRVLYEELTRRVAGVQMAGPVRRVRSNHIAGFEEAVVALEPAAASGEGLG; encoded by the coding sequence ATGACCACGTCCGACCTCGTTGACCCCACCTCCGTGGATGTCGCGGACCCCCAGCTGCACAGCGAGGGCGATCTGCTTCCGGTGTGGCGCTGGATGCGCCGCAACGACCCGGTGCGGTGGAACGTCCGGCCGAACGGTGTGGCCTACTGGTCCGTCAGCACCCATGCCGAGGCTGTGCGGGTGCTGCGCGACAGCAAGACGTTCTCCTCGGAGCGCGGCATGCGCCTGGGCGGGGACCTCCGGGCGGCGGAGGCCGCCTCCCGCAAGATGCTCATCGTCACGGACCCGCCGCGGCACGGCGCCATCCGGCGCATCATCAGTTCGGTGTTCACCGCGCGCACGGTGCACCGGCTGGAACAGAACATGCGGCAGACCGTCACCGCGAGCCTGGACCAGGCACTGGAGGACGGGACGTGCGACTTCGTCCAGGTCGCCTCCAGGCTGCCGGTCTCGGTCATCTGCGATCTGCTCGGGGTCCCGCGCAAGGACTGGGACTTCATGCTGGACCGCACCACCGTGGCCTTCGGCGCGGTCGACGAGCAGGGCGCCCCCGCGGTGGCCGCCGTAGAGGCGCACGCCGAGATCCTGCTGTACTACTCCGAGCTGGTCCAGCAGCGCCGGCGCGATCCCCGCGAGGACGTGGTCACCGCCCTGGTCCAGGGCGAGGTCGACGGGAAACCGCTCAGCGACGAGGAGATCTTCCTCAACTGCGACGGCCTGATCTCCGGCGGCAACGAGACCACCAGGCACGCCGCTGTCGGCGGTCTGCTGGCCCTCGCCGCCGACCCCGACCAGTGGCATTCCCTGCGTGCCCGGCCCGAACTCCTGCCCACGGCGGTCGACGAGATCCTGCGCTGGACCTCGCCGGGCGCACACACCCTGCGTACCGCCACCCGCGACACCGAGCTGGCCGGACGGAAGATCCTGGCAGGGCAGTCGGTCGTCGTGTGGGGGCTGTCGGCGAACCGGGACGAATCGGTCTTCGACGAGCCGGATGTCTTCCGGATCGACCGCAAGCCCAACCGCCATCTCACCTTCGGACACGGCGCCCACTACTGCCTCGGGGGCGCCCTGGCGATGAACGAACTCCGTGTCCTGTACGAGGAGTTGACCCGACGGGTGGCCGGTGTCCAGATGGCGGGACCGGTGCGCAGGGTGCGGTCCAACCACATCGCCGGATTCGAGGAGGCCGTGGTCGCGCTGGAGCCCGCCGCGGCGTCCGGGGAGGGACTCGGATGA